A genomic window from Denticeps clupeoides chromosome 11, fDenClu1.1, whole genome shotgun sequence includes:
- the lox gene encoding protein-lysine 6-oxidase, with translation MRGVTVDALLTSCWRLCLMSCVLHAALTQPSPGRGVRNGRAFRLFRRPTTLPATSRRMAADDPYDPYKSHGNNPYYNFYDSYFRPRSRSPDSDTDGYGTRYFQHGLPDLVPDPYYVQVSTYVQRVPMYSLRCAAEEHCLASTAASAQDYDTRVLLRFPGRVKNQGTADFRPSRPRYAWEWHSCHNHFHSMDEFCHYDLLDATSQARVAEGHKASFCLEDTSCDPGYYRRYACTSHTQGLSPGCYDTYNADIDCQWIDITDVKPGKYVLKITVNPGFQVPESDFNNNIVRCDVQYTGNSAYTSGCSVAQY, from the exons ATGAGGGGGGTGACCGTGGACGCCCTCCTGACCTCCTGCTGGCGCCTGTGCCTCATGAGCTGCGTGCTGCACGCCGCGCTGACGCAGCCGAGTCCGGGCCGCGGCGTGCGCAACGGACGCGCCTTCCGGCTGTTCCGCCGCCCCACGACGCTCCCGGCCACGTCCCGCCGGATGGCCGCGGACGACCCCTACGACCCGTACAAGAGCCACGGGAATAACCCGTACTACAATTTTTACGACTCGTACTTCCGGCCCAGGAGCAGAAGCCCCGACTCGGACACGGACGGGTACGGGACCCGGTACTTCCAGCACG GTCTCCCGGACCTGGTACCGGACCCGTACTACGTGCAGGTGTCCACCTACGTCCAGAGGGTGCCGATGTACAGCCTGCGGTGCGCCGCGGAGGAGCACTGCCTGGCGAG CACCGCGGCCAGCGCCCAGGATTACGACACGCGTGTCCTGCTCCGCTTTCCCGGCCGCGTGAAGAACCAGGGGACCGCCGACTTCCGGCCCAGCCGGCCGCGCTACGCCTGGGAGTGGCACAGCTGTCACAA CCACTTCCACAGCATGGACGAGTTCTGCCACTACGACCTGCTGGACGCCACCAGCCAGGCACGCGTAGCCGAGGGTCACAAGGCCAGCTTCTGTCTGGAGGACACCTCCTGTGACCCTGGCTACTACCGCCGCTACGCTTGCACGTCCCATACCCAG GGGCTGAGTCCGGGATGCTACGACACGTACAACGCCGACATCGACTGTCAGTGGATCGACATCACGGACGTAAAGCCTGGCAAATACGTCCTCAAG ATCACAGTCAACCCGGGCTTCCAGGTGCCCGAGTCGGACTTCAACAACAACATCGTTCGCTGTGATGTTCAGTACACAGGCAACTCGGCCTACACGTCTGGATGCAGCGTTGCACA gtacTGA